A stretch of DNA from Yoonia sp. BS5-3:
CAATCCAGCCTCGACTGCTCACCCGCCCTTCTGTCGCACATCTCACCCCTCGGATGGGCGCATATCCTGCTCACAGGCGAATACAGGTGGAAAAACCGACCGTGACCGGCCTTAACGTACTATTCTGCACTCAGCCGGAATCTACCCCCAAATCGTGACATCGCGCGATGTTATATGCCACTGATTGCCTTTTTGGCCGCGACCGACCGAACCCCGCGAAGTATTGGGTGTTTCGATGCGTCATTGTCGTAGAGGGCCCTAACGCTCCACATCGGAAAAAGCTTTCATATCAATTGTGCGGCCAACCGGTGATATCTGCCCCATCCATTTTGCTTACAGGAATGTTTGCAAAGCGCCCGAATTTTAGCCATCTTCAAGCCGATGGAACTGTTACCCTTTACCCATAGCGCTTTCTTGATCGTAATGTCCTGCCTGGTCGCGCTTGTCGCTGGCTTTACCGGATTGTCATTGACCCGCGATCTATCCGCAAAGCCGATGTTCCAGAAAAAGGCTGCGATTGCCCTGTCGTCGGTGGCGCTGGGCGGCGGTATCTGGGCGATGCATTTTGTAGCCATGCTGGGCCTGCAATTGCCGATTCTGTTCTACTATGACGCCGCAATCACGCTGGTATCTGCCTTGTCGGCGATCTTGTTGGTGGGCGCGGCCCTGATCCTTTTGCATTTTGCCGAACGTACACCAAAGATCATCATGCTTGCGGGCGCAATCGTCGGGGTCGGCGTGCTGGTCATGCACTATATCGGCATGGCCGGGCTTGAGCTTTGCCGCGCGATCTATACCCCCCTGGGCGTCATCTTTTCATCCATTGTGGCCATCGGCCTATGCATGCTTGCCTTTTGGATTGCCTATGGGCACCGCACCAATCGCAATATCGTTTTGGGCACGTTTTGCTTTGCGACTGCGGTTTGCTCGGTGCATTTTCTGGCGATGGCTGGCACCGCCTTTGTCGCCGAGCCAGATTTGGCGGAGTTTGGCCCCTCAATGAGCAATGAGACCCTGGCCCTTGGCGTCATCTTTTTCAGCTTTGTGATTTTTGGCGCCTGTCTTTGGGTCAGCGTAACCTATCTGGTCCCGCCGGTAGATCAGCCCGCCGATGCCCCCAAACCCGAACCCGATCCGGCACCAACACCGCCGCAAACACTTGCCCCTGTGGCCCCGCAGGTTCCTTGCGAAAGGGATGGCGCAAAGGTCTTTGTACGTGCCGGTGATGTGCTGTTTCTGCGCGCGGATGGGCACTATTCCCAAGTCTATACTGAAAGTGAGCGCCTCTTCTGTGTGTGGCCCATCACCGAAGCCACCCGCCGCTTGCTTCCTGCCGGTTTTCTGCAGACCCATCGCAGTTATCTGGTCAATCCTGGCCGCGTCGCTCGGTTTGAGCGCAGCAAGGATAAGGGGCGCTGTGTCTTTGACGCACCTGACCTGCCCCCGGCCCCGGTCAGCCGCACCAAGCTGCGGGCGACTCAGGATGCACTTGCAAACCAGGATGGCGCAACTCGTGCATGAGCACGCGCATTTCGTGCAAAAACCCAGTCTTTCATTGATTTTCTAAAGTCAAAGTATGCCGTTGCATGCTCACCTATCCCTTAGCCAGATCAATCGCTTTTTTA
This window harbors:
- a CDS encoding MHYT domain-containing protein gives rise to the protein MELLPFTHSAFLIVMSCLVALVAGFTGLSLTRDLSAKPMFQKKAAIALSSVALGGGIWAMHFVAMLGLQLPILFYYDAAITLVSALSAILLVGAALILLHFAERTPKIIMLAGAIVGVGVLVMHYIGMAGLELCRAIYTPLGVIFSSIVAIGLCMLAFWIAYGHRTNRNIVLGTFCFATAVCSVHFLAMAGTAFVAEPDLAEFGPSMSNETLALGVIFFSFVIFGACLWVSVTYLVPPVDQPADAPKPEPDPAPTPPQTLAPVAPQVPCERDGAKVFVRAGDVLFLRADGHYSQVYTESERLFCVWPITEATRRLLPAGFLQTHRSYLVNPGRVARFERSKDKGRCVFDAPDLPPAPVSRTKLRATQDALANQDGATRA